DNA sequence from the bacterium genome:
TTCGCAGAAGGCGTGGCAATCTCGTATTTAATCATAGAGAAGGAATGAAATTGCCAGGTCCTCCTTTGTCGGACTCGCTTCTTTGGATATAGATTTTTATATGAGACATTTTGTTTTTCGTTATTTGAAATCCACCTTTTTCAAAAACCTTTACCCATGCCAGCAATGACAGTGAGGTTTTGACCTCGCTATGGCAAAGAGTTGTCATTTAAAACCTACACCTATAGATACGAGGGTTCCAGGAGGGAGCCAATGGCAATCTTATACTATGAAGAAACCTAATTGTCATTGAGAAGCTTCTAATAAGTGAAGACTGGAGATTAGAGAAAGAGGCTGGCTGAGCAATTAAAGAGTAGGAAATTGTTTTTGAAAAAGTGGAATCAACCCCGTTATGAAATCCCATATTTCATTGACCCGTTTCCCCCTTCGTGGTAAAATTCTTTAGAGGTGATACAATTGAGAACCATTGCTTTGTTAACCATTTGCCTTTATGTTTCCTCTATTTGGGCAGGGCAGATAGCCTTAGACCTCCAATCCACCCCCGTGAACGAGGTCCTCACCAAGCTATCCCAGGAGACAAAGGAAGAGATAATCACCGAGGGCACTTTACAAGCGAGACTAACTGGAAGCATTCGCTGTTCCACCCTTGAGGAAGCCCTGAACGCGCTTACCGTTTTGCAGCCGAGTTTGAAATGGGCAAAGCTGGTTTTCCCATCCGGTGAGAAGATATCCAAAGAAGACATAATTATCACAGCAAAAGCTCTTAAAATGGTTAGAATCTCCAAGGTTGTTGCAGAAGGTAAGGATGGCGATTTGGTCTTTATGCGTTCCAGCAAGGCTTCTTTAGGGGAAAAGAATTTGAGAACTGTATATGTCGTTTGGGAGGAAATCGGTCCCGCAAACATAGCTCAGCTCGCTTCCATCTCATCTGCGAAGTTATCGCCCCAAGATTATCTCAACCTTAACTGGTTTATGCTCAACTCTTTCCTTTCTATGACTCCTGAGGAGAGAAAGCAGGTGTTATTCGGGGCATTTAATATGATTTTCAATGACCCCGCTCTTCTTCAGAGGATAATGAGCGAATATTTCTCTATGTTGACAACCCTCAGTCCTGAGGAGATGGGGCAATTGATTGGCGCTTCATTTAGGGCTATGCAATCAATACCGCCGGAATTTTGGAATCAGATGATGCAATCAATGAGTCAATGGATGCAGATGATGGGACCCCAGCTCCAGCAAATGATTCCTCAAATGCCCGGAGGTGGCACTCAATAGGAAAGTCTCTCCTCGCCATAGACATAGGGAACACGAAGATACACATCGGCTTATTTGAAGATAAGGAGCTTGTTAGTTCCTTTAGTCTATCATCTCGTCGCTTGCTCACCTCCGATGAGTTCTCGTTAATGCTTGAAAGCCTTCTGAATCGCTTTGATAGGAACATCCAATCCATTGAGGAAGTGGTGGCGGGAAGCGTTGTTCCCTCATTAAATGTAATAATAAAAGAAGCGTTCGCCTCTTACGGAAAGAAAGCCTACTTTATGGGAGAGGATTTCCCAGCGCCGATTCGTATCCTTTACAAAAACCCCGAGGAAGTGGGGATGGACAGATTAGCGAACGCAATTGCCTGTCGTGAGCTCTATGGATGTCCAGCGATTATAGTTGATTTCGGCACCGCTATAACCTTTGATGTCCTCTCCGGGAAAGGGGAATATCTCGGTGGTATAATCGCCCCTGGAGTTGAGATATCTCTTCAGGGATTGTTTACCGCAACTGCCCGCCTTCCAAAAGTAGATATAGATGTTCCCAAGGAGGTAATAGGGAAAAGCACGAAAGAAGCGATAAGAAGCGGAGTCGTCTTCGGGACGGTTGAGTTAGTTGAGGGGTTAATTGAAAGGATTAAGGAGGAAATGGGGGAGACGATAATCGTCTTGACGGGAGGGATGGGCGAATTCTTTGCTAAGCAGGTTTGTTTCTCCTGCGTTGTTGATAAATTTTTAACATTGGAGGGCTTATGCCTTGCCTGGGAAAAGAGTAGTTAGCGTGAGCTTGGGTTCCTCTAAGAGGGATAGCAGAGTGGAGATAGAACTTCTTGGCATCCCTTATGTTATGGAGAGAATAGGAACGGATGGAGATTTCCAGAAAGCCCTCTCTTTGATAAAGGAATTAGATGGGAATGTAGATGCGATTGGGCTGGGGGGAATAGACCTTTATCTTATAACTGGATGGAAGAAATACATAATAAAGGATGCAAAGAAGCTCGCTGATGCGGCGAAGGTCACCCCGGTGACCGATGGTGCTTTCTTAAAGCTTGCCTTGGAAAAGGAAGCTATAAATATGCTCCAAAGGGAAGGGATAGTGAATTTCAAGGAGAAGAAGGTTATGCAGATAACGGCTGTTGATAGATTCGGGATGGCTTCAGCTCTTGCTTCTTTGGCAAAGGAGATTGTTTTCGGGGACTTGATGTTTTCCTTCGGTGTCCGCATCCCCATGCGTTCAATAAGAGCGGTTAATATTCTGGGTTTCCTTTTCCTCCCCTTTATCTGCAGGCTTCCCTTCAAAATGCTATATCCAGTTGGGCAGGAGCAAGAGAAGCCTTCAGAGCCGAAATTCGTTGATTTCTTCCAATGGGCTGATGTGATTGCGGGAGATTTTCATTACATAAAACGCTATTCTCCTCCCGAGCTTCCCGGAAAGATAATCATAACAAATACAACCACGAAAGAAGATGTTAACATGCTAAAAAGTAAAGGAGTTAAGATGTTGATAACTACAACTCCTGCTATACAGGGAAGGAGTTTTGGGGTGAATGTTTGGGAGGGGGCTGTGGTGAGCTATTTGGGGAAGAGGGCGGACGAGATAAGCGAGGAGGAATTCTTGGAGGTCATGCGTTCCTTCGGCTGGCAACCGAGGGTGGAGGTGTTTGAGTGAACAGATTCGCCTTTATCATCCATCCCATATCACCAGAGGATATAAAGAAAAGCCTGAAACCTCTTGCCATTCTACCGGTTCCGTTATTGGAGGCGATAACGAAGCATTTCCCTCCGTTTAAGGTATCCATGATAAGAGGAGTGCGTTCGCCCACGGGAGCGGAAACGGAGGGATGGTTCATAGGAATTCCCTTAACGCCTCGCCAATTTCTTTCTTATCCCCTTGATTTCGTTTACAAAAGGCTTATTCAAGCGGGGAAACTGGCGGAGAAGCTGGGAGCAAAGATAGTGGGTTTAGGGGCTTTTACCTCCGTTGTGGGAGATGGAGGGATAACGCTTGCGAAGAACATCAATATTGGGGTGACGACGGGAAACTCATATACGGTCGTAACTGCTGTTGAGGGAGCGATAGAGGCGGCTAAATTGGTGGGTATAAATCCGAAAGAAGCAGTAGCGGCGGTTGTCGGAGCGGGCGGTTCAATAGGCTTTACATCCGCGAGGTTACTGGCGAGGGAAGTGCCGAAAATGAACATCATAGGAAGAAGCGT
Encoded proteins:
- a CDS encoding type III pantothenate kinase, coding for MESDDAINESMDADDGTPAPANDSSNARRWHSIGKSLLAIDIGNTKIHIGLFEDKELVSSFSLSSRRLLTSDEFSLMLESLLNRFDRNIQSIEEVVAGSVVPSLNVIIKEAFASYGKKAYFMGEDFPAPIRILYKNPEEVGMDRLANAIACRELYGCPAIIVDFGTAITFDVLSGKGEYLGGIIAPGVEISLQGLFTATARLPKVDIDVPKEVIGKSTKEAIRSGVVFGTVELVEGLIERIKEEMGETIIVLTGGMGEFFAKQVCFSCVVDKFLTLEGLCLAWEKSS
- a CDS encoding quinate 5-dehydrogenase, with product MPGKRVVSVSLGSSKRDSRVEIELLGIPYVMERIGTDGDFQKALSLIKELDGNVDAIGLGGIDLYLITGWKKYIIKDAKKLADAAKVTPVTDGAFLKLALEKEAINMLQREGIVNFKEKKVMQITAVDRFGMASALASLAKEIVFGDLMFSFGVRIPMRSIRAVNILGFLFLPFICRLPFKMLYPVGQEQEKPSEPKFVDFFQWADVIAGDFHYIKRYSPPELPGKIIITNTTTKEDVNMLKSKGVKMLITTTPAIQGRSFGVNVWEGAVVSYLGKRADEISEEEFLEVMRSFGWQPRVEVFE
- a CDS encoding shikimate dehydrogenase, with product MNRFAFIIHPISPEDIKKSLKPLAILPVPLLEAITKHFPPFKVSMIRGVRSPTGAETEGWFIGIPLTPRQFLSYPLDFVYKRLIQAGKLAEKLGAKIVGLGAFTSVVGDGGITLAKNINIGVTTGNSYTVVTAVEGAIEAAKLVGINPKEAVAAVVGAGGSIGFTSARLLAREVPKMNIIGRSVEKLEKVKETIEGETDCKVEIKRNVSEGLREADIVLTVTSAMEEIIFPEDLKRGAVVCDVARPRDVSKRVEEERRDVLVIEGGVVAVPGDVDFGFDFGFPPKTAYACMAETMILALEGYEGNFTLGKEVTLEQADTIAKLAKKHGFRLAGFRSFEKPVLPERIEEVRRLAGR